The Candidatus Methylomirabilota bacterium genome includes the window CGCCCAGGAGGGCTCCGAACTGCAGCCCGATCACCGTCACCACGGGGATGAGGGCATTGGCCAGCCCGTGGCGGTACACGAGCGTCGTCTGCCGCACGCCGCGGGCCCGCGCGGCCTTGATGTAGTCCTGATCGAGAACCTCGAGGAGGCTCGAGCGGACGATGCGGGCCACGAGCCCGGAGAAGAAGGTCCCGAGGGTGATCGCGGGGAGGACAAGCCGCCACATCCCGTTCCAGAACTCCTGCCAGGGGGGGACGTACCCCACGGCGGGGAACCAGCCGAGGCCCACGCTGAAGATCCAGATGAGGACGATGCCCTTCCAGAAGCTCGGCATCGAGTAGACGAAGATGGCGAAGCCCATCGATCCCCAGTCCCACGGGCTGTTCTTGCGCATGGCCGCCACGATGCCGGAGGGCAGGGCGATGAGGACCCCGACGATCAGGCTCGCCACCACCAGCACCAGGGTCGGCTGGAAGGCGTCCCACACGAGCCGCCGCACCGGCTCCTGGTTCAGATAGGAATCGCCGAACTCGCCGCGGAGGATGTTCCCGAGCCAGATCAGGTACTGGACGACGATCGAGCGGTCCAGACCGAACTTGATCTGCAGGCGCCGGTAGGCGTCTTGACTGAAGTCGTCCCCGAGCATCATGAGGATGGGGTCGCCGGGGATCAGGCGCATGAGGGCGAAGATGATCACCGACACCGTGAACAGCACGGCGATCGTCTGCGCGATGCGGGACAGGAAGAACCGGAACATGCCCGACGTCACCTCCGTAGGAGCGGTTGCAGGCGGAGGACGAATCGAACGGCGCCGTCGAGGCGCCGGATTCCACGGCTTCGGGGAGTGCCGCAACCCATACCACATCGAACGGGAGGTTGTCCAGACGACCTCGCGCGCGGCACCCGCTGACCCACGACCTCGGCGCGCTACGAGATGAGGCTCCAGCGCGACGCGGCCCCGGAGATCGTCTCCTCGGCCACGCGGCCTTCCTTCTTGAGCTTCTTGAGATGCGAGTGGACCGACATGCCGGCGGCCATGTGGAGCTTCACGGGGATGTCGGCGTAGATCACCTTAACCATGTCGGGGATGGTGCGGGCGCCATTGCCGAGGGCGGCGAGGATCTGGCGCTCGCGCTCGAGACGATGGTCGATGTACTCCTGGATCTTGGCCGCGGCGTTGTCGATCACGGGCCCGTGGGCGGAATAGATCCGCTCGGCGCCCAGGGCCTGCACGCGGCGCAGCGAATCCATGTAGTCCGCGAGATCGCCGTCCTGATCGGGGATCACGCTCGTCGAGCCGCTCAGGATGAGATCGCCGGTGAAGAGCGCCCGCTCCTCTTCGAGGTAGTAGCACAGGTGGTCCGAGGCGTGTCCGGGCGTGTGCACGGCCCGAAGCTTCACGCCGTCGCCTTCGATCACCTGCCCGTCTTCCAGATTCGTGGTCCCCTCGGGCAACCCGGCGTCCTTGAAGATCAGCTTGGAGACGGACAGGCCGGGGAAACGCTCGCGCAGGTGCGGCACCCCGCCCAGATGATCCATGTGCCGGTGGGTGAGGATCACCCGCGAGGGCTGGCCCCAGCCGCGCGCGCGAAGATAGCTCGCGAGCACGTCCATGTACTCGGGCACGCCCGCGCCCGTGTCGATCAAGATGGGATCGCGGCGGCCCACGAGGTAGGTATTGGTGCCCGGGCCGGTCATCATGCCGGGATTGAGGCCTAGCACGCGGCCTACCCTCTCGCTCGGGGTGGCTTGCCTCGGAAAATCCGGATCTATCCAGCTCACGCCTCTCCTCCCGCCTCCGCGACTCCCAGGAACCGGCGCTTGATCTCCTCGTCGGCCTCGAGGCCTGCGGGCGTTCCCTCCCACACGATTTGCCCTTTGCTCATGACATAGACCCGATCCGCGACTCGCAGCGCGAGGTGATAGTTCTGCTCCACCAGGAGAATGGAAAGGCGCTCACCCTTGAGCCCCTGCACCACGCGCCCGATCTCGCGCACGATGAGGGGGGCCAGCCCCTCCGACGGCTCGTCGAGGACGAGCATACGCCCGTTCGTCATGAGGGCCCGGCCTATGGCCAGCATCTGCTGCTCGCCGCCCGAGAGGGTGCCGCCGGACTGCTCCTCGCGCTTCCGGAGCCACGGGAAGAGATCGTACACCTTGTCGAGCCTCCACTCCCCGGGTCGAGCCCCCAGCAGGAGATTCTCCCGGACGGAGAGCGGAGCGAAGATGCGCCGCCCCTGCGGGACCAGGGCCAGGCCCCGCCGCGCGATGCGATAGGCCGGCCAGCGCTCCACGGCCTCGCCGTCGAAGACCACGCGCCCGTCTCGGGGCGGAGTCATCCCCGCCACGCTCCGGATCAGCGTGGTCTTGCCCGCGCCGTTCCGGCCGAGAAGGGCCACGGCCTCGCCCGGCGCCACCCTGACGGAGACGCCGCGCAGCACGTGACTCTCACCGTAGTACGTCTGGATACTCTCGACCTCGAGCACCCTAAGCGCTCCCCAGATAGACTTCGTACACGCGCGGATCCCGCTTGACCTGATCGAAGGTGCCTTCGGTCAGGACCTCGCCGTAGTGGAGAACGGTCACGCGCTCGGCCAGTGACCCGACGACGTCCATGTCGTGCTCGATGATGAGGAGCGTCACCTCGCGCGGCAGCCTCTCGAGCATGCGCGTCATCCGCTGGGTCTCCTCCGGCGACATGCCCGCCGTGGGCTCGTCGAGCAGGAGGAGCTTGGGCCGGGTGGCGAGCGCCACCCCCACCTCGAGCTGCCGCTGCTCTCCGTAGGAGAGCGCGCCCGCCGGCATGGCGAGCCGTGCCTCGAGCCCCACGGCCTCGGCCGTCTCCCCCGCGCGCCCGAGGGGCGCGCGCAGTCGATCCACCCGCCCGAAGACGCTCCAGCTCCCCCGCCCGTCCGCGGCCGCGGCGAGGCGCAGGTTCTCGAGGACACTGAGCTTGAGAAAGAGGTTCGTCCGCTGAAAGGAGCGGGAGATGCCGCGCCGGGCCACCGCGTGCGGCGGCAGGCCCGTCACGAGCAGGCCGTCGAAGACGATGCGCCCGGCGCTCGGCGCGAGTTGCCCCGTGATCACATTGAAGAGCGTGGTCTTGCCGGCCCCGTTCGGCCCGATGATGGCGTGGCGCGTCCTCGGTGTCACGCTGAGCGAGATACCTCCGAGCGCCGACAGCGCCCCGAAGGTACGGGTGAGCGCCGTGATGGCAAGCAGGGGCGCCGGCGTCACGAGCGTATTCCCACGCGCCCGCGGAGGGCACCCACGAGGCCTCCGGGGGCGAAGAGCACGAGAAGCACGAAGGTCAGGCCCAGGATCAGCATCCAGCGCTCGGTGTAGGAGCTGACCAGGCTCTGGAGCAGGATGAAGGCGGCCGCGCCCAGCATGGAGCCCGCGAGCGTGCCCGTGCCGCCGATGATGACCATGAGGAGGGCCTCGCCGGAGGTGGTCCAGAGAAATGCGTCAGGAGTGATGGAGCCGACCAGCTGGGTGTAGAGCGACCCGGCCACGCCCGCCACGGTGCCGGCGATGACGAAAGCCAGGAGCTTGTAGCGGTTGACCGCGTAGCCCAGCGCCTCCATGCGCGGCTCGTTCTCGTGGATGCCGCGCAGGACGTGGCCGAAGGGCGAGCGCACGATGCGCCAGAGGCAGAGCGCCGCCACGGCCGCCAGCCCCACCAGGTAGAGGTGGAACTGGAGCGGCTGTGCGGTGTCCAGGCCCAGGGCAGCCAGCCGCGGGACGCCGACGATGCCGTCCTCGGCCCCGAGCCATGCCACCTGGAAGGTGACCGCGTAGAACATCTGGGAAAAGGCGAGGGTCAGCATGATGAAGTAGACGCCGCTCACGCGGATCGAGAAGAACCCGATCGCGAGGGCGGCCAGGGCGGCGGCGGCCGCGGGGAGGAGCAGCCCCGAGACGACATCGGGCGACTTCAGCAGCGCAAGGGCGGCGACGTAGCCGCCCACCCCGAAGAAGGCGGAGTGGCCGAGCGACACCATGCCCGCGTAGCCCATCAAGAGATCGAGGCTCATGGCGAAGATCCCCCAGATCAGGATCTCCTGGAGGAGCTTGACCGGGTACTTGCCCGCGAAGGCCGGAAAGACCGCCGCCCCCACGATCAGAGCCGCGATGGCGATCCCGCGCGGGATCATTTCAGCGCGCGCCCGAACAGACCCTGCGGCCGGAGCAGCAGCACGAGGGCCATCACGAGATAGATGATGAGCATGGAGGCGCCGGGCAGCCAGGCCTTTCCGAAGGTCTCGGCCTGGCCGATGATGAGGCTGCCCACCAGCGAGCCCTTGAGGCTGCCCAGCCCGCCCACCACGACGACGATGAGGGCGGGGACGAGGATGGTGGCGCCCATGGGCGGCTGAGCGGACTGGATCGGCCCCGCGATGACCCCCGACAGCCCGGCCAACCCCGCCCCGAAGGCGAAGACGCCCGTGAACACGCGGTCGACGTTGATGCCCATGCCCGCCGCCATCTCGGAGTCGAACACCCCGGCGCGGATGATGGCGCCGAGACGCGTCCGCTCGATGAGGAGCCAGAGGACCACGGCCATCACGAGCCCGAAGGCGATCACGAACATCCGATACGACGGCACCGTGGCGCCCCAGAGCGTCACCGATCCCGAGAACAGGTCGGGGGGCGGGATCGAGCGGATGCGGCCGCCCCAGATCCACTTGACCAGGTCCTCGAACAGGTAGATGAGGCCGAAGGTCAGCAGGACCTGGTCCAGCGGACCGCGCCAGTAGAGCGGGCGGAGACAGCTGCGCTCGATCACCACGCCGATCATGCCCACCACCAGCGGCGCCGCGGCCAGGGCCAGCCAGAAGTTGCCCGTGGCCGCGATGAGCGTCAGCCCGGCGTAGGCGCCCAGCATGTAGAAGGAGCCGTGGGCGAGGTTGACCACGTCCAGCATGCCGAAGATCAGGGTCAGCCCCACCGAGAGGAGGAAGAGCAGGACTCCGTAGGACAGCCCGTTGAGGGCCTGGGCAAAGAGGTCGAGGACGAAAGGCACGGGCGAGGCGGGCGTGGGGGGCCGGGCGTGACCGCCCGGCCCCTGGTCGCTCGATCAGGCCGGCAAGGTGCAACCGGTGCCGGGGTCCCTGACGTCCGCGACCTTGTCGATCGGGACGTTGTTGAGGCCGCCCGCAACCTCCTTGACCTCGCGCACGTAGATGAACGGCTGGATCACGTTGTGAGTCTTCGGGTCGAAGCGGAAGCGGCCCCGCGGGCTGTCGAACTCGGTCTTCTCGAGCGCGGCGACGAGCTTCTCCTTGTCCTGCGTGTTGCCGTTGACGGCCTTGAGGGCGCGGACGATCGTCTCGGCCGTGTCGTAGCCCTGGCAGGCGAAGCCGTCCGGCATCTTGTTGCTGAACTTCTCGCGGAATTCCTTGACGAACCGTTGGTTCGTCGGGTTGTCCAGCACGGGCGTGTAGAAGTGCCCCGTGATGACGCCGAGCGCGGACCTGCCCTGGGCGGGCAACACGTCGGGCTCGGTCAGGAATCCCGCGCCGGTGAGCTTGGTCGTCTGCTTGAGACCGAACTGATCGTACTGCTTCACGAAGTTCACGGCGTCGGTCCCGGAGAAGAAGGCAAAGACGGCCTTGGCCCCCGACTG containing:
- a CDS encoding ABC transporter ATP-binding protein, with protein sequence MTPAPLLAITALTRTFGALSALGGISLSVTPRTRHAIIGPNGAGKTTLFNVITGQLAPSAGRIVFDGLLVTGLPPHAVARRGISRSFQRTNLFLKLSVLENLRLAAAADGRGSWSVFGRVDRLRAPLGRAGETAEAVGLEARLAMPAGALSYGEQRQLEVGVALATRPKLLLLDEPTAGMSPEETQRMTRMLERLPREVTLLIIEHDMDVVGSLAERVTVLHYGEVLTEGTFDQVKRDPRVYEVYLGSA
- a CDS encoding branched-chain amino acid ABC transporter permease; translation: MPFVLDLFAQALNGLSYGVLLFLLSVGLTLIFGMLDVVNLAHGSFYMLGAYAGLTLIAATGNFWLALAAAPLVVGMIGVVIERSCLRPLYWRGPLDQVLLTFGLIYLFEDLVKWIWGGRIRSIPPPDLFSGSVTLWGATVPSYRMFVIAFGLVMAVVLWLLIERTRLGAIIRAGVFDSEMAAGMGINVDRVFTGVFAFGAGLAGLSGVIAGPIQSAQPPMGATILVPALIVVVVGGLGSLKGSLVGSLIIGQAETFGKAWLPGASMLIIYLVMALVLLLRPQGLFGRALK
- a CDS encoding branched-chain amino acid ABC transporter permease gives rise to the protein MIPRGIAIAALIVGAAVFPAFAGKYPVKLLQEILIWGIFAMSLDLLMGYAGMVSLGHSAFFGVGGYVAALALLKSPDVVSGLLLPAAAAALAALAIGFFSIRVSGVYFIMLTLAFSQMFYAVTFQVAWLGAEDGIVGVPRLAALGLDTAQPLQFHLYLVGLAAVAALCLWRIVRSPFGHVLRGIHENEPRMEALGYAVNRYKLLAFVIAGTVAGVAGSLYTQLVGSITPDAFLWTTSGEALLMVIIGGTGTLAGSMLGAAAFILLQSLVSSYTERWMLILGLTFVLLVLFAPGGLVGALRGRVGIRS
- a CDS encoding ABC transporter permease; translation: MFRFFLSRIAQTIAVLFTVSVIIFALMRLIPGDPILMMLGDDFSQDAYRRLQIKFGLDRSIVVQYLIWLGNILRGEFGDSYLNQEPVRRLVWDAFQPTLVLVVASLIVGVLIALPSGIVAAMRKNSPWDWGSMGFAIFVYSMPSFWKGIVLIWIFSVGLGWFPAVGYVPPWQEFWNGMWRLVLPAITLGTFFSGLVARIVRSSLLEVLDQDYIKAARARGVRQTTLVYRHGLANALIPVVTVIGLQFGALLGGAVLTETVFGIPGMGRLTVAAILNRDYAVVQGTILVGVLAVVVVNLMVDLTYAFLNPRIRVT
- a CDS encoding ABC transporter ATP-binding protein is translated as MLEVESIQTYYGESHVLRGVSVRVAPGEAVALLGRNGAGKTTLIRSVAGMTPPRDGRVVFDGEAVERWPAYRIARRGLALVPQGRRIFAPLSVRENLLLGARPGEWRLDKVYDLFPWLRKREEQSGGTLSGGEQQMLAIGRALMTNGRMLVLDEPSEGLAPLIVREIGRVVQGLKGERLSILLVEQNYHLALRVADRVYVMSKGQIVWEGTPAGLEADEEIKRRFLGVAEAGGEA
- a CDS encoding MBL fold metallo-hydrolase encodes the protein MSWIDPDFPRQATPSERVGRVLGLNPGMMTGPGTNTYLVGRRDPILIDTGAGVPEYMDVLASYLRARGWGQPSRVILTHRHMDHLGGVPHLRERFPGLSVSKLIFKDAGLPEGTTNLEDGQVIEGDGVKLRAVHTPGHASDHLCYYLEEERALFTGDLILSGSTSVIPDQDGDLADYMDSLRRVQALGAERIYSAHGPVIDNAAAKIQEYIDHRLERERQILAALGNGARTIPDMVKVIYADIPVKLHMAAGMSVHSHLKKLKKEGRVAEETISGAASRWSLIS